Proteins from a genomic interval of Streptomyces fodineus:
- the thrB gene encoding homoserine kinase: protein MAGPAFRAAAVRVRVPATSANLGPGFDALGLALGLYDDVVVRVADSGLHIDIAGEGSETLPRDESHLLVRSLRTAFDLLGGQPRGLEIVCANRIPHGRGLGSSSAAICAGIVAARAVTIGGEARLDDAALLELATEIEGHPDNVAACLLGGFTLSWMEAGAARAIRMEPRDSIVPVVFVPGKPVLTETARGLLPRTVPHVDAAVNAGRAALLVEALTRRPELLLPATEDRLHQEYRAPAMPESAALVERLRADGIPAVISGAGPTVMALADADSADKVAHLAGAGWAANRLDLDVQGASVLPLAT, encoded by the coding sequence ATGGCCGGTCCAGCGTTCCGCGCCGCCGCCGTCCGGGTGCGCGTTCCCGCCACCAGCGCCAATCTCGGGCCGGGCTTCGACGCCCTCGGCCTCGCGCTGGGGCTCTACGACGACGTGGTCGTCCGGGTGGCCGACTCCGGGCTGCACATCGACATCGCGGGGGAGGGCAGCGAGACCCTCCCGCGTGACGAGTCTCACCTTCTCGTCCGCTCCCTGCGCACCGCCTTCGACCTGCTGGGCGGACAGCCCCGCGGCCTGGAGATCGTCTGCGCCAACCGCATTCCGCACGGCCGGGGCCTCGGCTCCTCCTCCGCCGCCATCTGCGCCGGCATCGTCGCCGCCCGCGCGGTGACCATAGGCGGCGAGGCCCGTCTGGACGACGCGGCCCTGCTGGAACTGGCCACCGAGATCGAGGGCCACCCCGACAACGTGGCCGCGTGTCTGCTCGGCGGATTCACCCTGTCCTGGATGGAGGCCGGCGCAGCCCGGGCGATCAGGATGGAGCCCCGTGATTCCATCGTTCCGGTGGTTTTCGTGCCCGGAAAGCCGGTCCTGACCGAGACCGCGCGCGGCCTGCTGCCGCGCACCGTGCCGCACGTCGACGCCGCCGTCAACGCGGGCCGTGCCGCGCTGCTCGTCGAGGCCCTCACCCGGCGCCCCGAGCTGCTGCTGCCCGCCACCGAGGACCGCCTCCACCAGGAGTACCGCGCCCCGGCCATGCCGGAGAGCGCCGCGCTGGTGGAGCGGCTGCGCGCCGACGGCATCCCGGCCGTCATCTCCGGCGCCGGACCCACCGTCATGGCGCTGGCCGACGCCGACAGCGCCGACAAGGTCGCCCATCTCGCGGGTGCGGGCTGGGCCGCGAACCGGCTGGACCTCGATGTCCAGGGAGCGAGCGTGCTGCCGCTTGCGACCTGA
- the thrC gene encoding threonine synthase produces MTHQWRGIIEEYRDRLPVSDTTPVVTLREGGTPLVPAQVLSERTGCEVHLKVEGANPTGSFKDRGMTMAISKAKEEGAKAVICASTGNTSASAAAYAVRAGMVSAVLVPQGKIALGKMGQALVHGAKILQVDGNFDDCLTLARNLSENYPVALVNSVNPVRIEGQKTAAFEIVDMLGDAPDIHVLPVGNAGNITAYWKGYREYAADGIASKTPRMWGFQASGSAPIVRGEVVKDPSTIATAIRIGNPASWQYALAARDESGGAIDEVTDREILRAYRLLAAQEGVFVEPASAASVAGLLKAAEQGRVDAGQTIVCTVTGNGLKDPDWAVAGAPQPVTVPVDAAAAAERLGLG; encoded by the coding sequence ATGACCCACCAGTGGCGCGGAATCATCGAGGAGTACCGGGACCGGCTGCCGGTATCCGACACCACGCCGGTCGTGACGCTCCGCGAGGGCGGCACGCCGCTCGTGCCCGCGCAGGTGCTCTCCGAGCGCACGGGCTGTGAGGTCCACCTGAAGGTGGAGGGTGCCAACCCCACCGGGTCCTTCAAGGACCGCGGCATGACCATGGCCATCTCCAAGGCGAAGGAGGAGGGGGCCAAGGCCGTCATCTGCGCCTCCACGGGCAACACGTCCGCCTCCGCCGCGGCGTACGCGGTGCGCGCGGGCATGGTGTCGGCCGTGCTGGTGCCGCAGGGCAAGATCGCCCTGGGCAAGATGGGCCAGGCCCTCGTGCACGGCGCGAAGATCCTCCAGGTCGACGGCAACTTCGACGACTGCCTCACGCTCGCGCGCAACCTGAGCGAGAACTACCCGGTGGCGCTGGTCAATTCGGTCAACCCGGTGCGTATCGAGGGGCAGAAGACGGCCGCCTTCGAGATCGTGGACATGCTCGGCGACGCGCCCGACATCCACGTCCTGCCGGTGGGCAACGCGGGCAACATCACCGCCTACTGGAAGGGCTACAGGGAGTACGCCGCCGACGGCATCGCCTCGAAGACCCCGCGCATGTGGGGTTTCCAGGCCTCCGGCAGCGCCCCGATCGTGCGTGGCGAGGTGGTCAAGGACCCGTCGACCATCGCCACCGCCATCCGCATCGGCAACCCCGCCTCCTGGCAGTACGCCCTGGCCGCGCGGGACGAGTCGGGCGGCGCCATCGACGAGGTGACGGACCGTGAAATCCTGCGCGCCTACCGCCTGTTGGCCGCACAGGAGGGCGTCTTCGTGGAGCCCGCCTCCGCCGCCTCGGTGGCCGGTCTGCTGAAGGCCGCCGAGCAGGGCAGGGTCGATGCGGGCCAGACGATCGTGTGCACGGTCACCGGCAACGGTCTGAAGGACCCCGACTGGGCCGTCGCCGGCGCACCGCAGCCGGTCACCGTCCCGGTCGACGCGGCCGCCGCCGCCGAGCGCCTCGGCCTGGGCTGA
- a CDS encoding homoserine dehydrogenase yields the protein MMRTRPLKVALLGCGVVGSEVARIMTTHADDLAQRIGAPVELAGVAVRRPSKVREGIDPGLVTTDATALVKRGDLDVVVEVIGGIEPARTLITTAFEHGASVVSANKALLAQDGAALHAAAEENGKDLYYEAAVAGAIPLVRPLRESLAGDKINRVMGIVNGTTNFILDKMDSTGAGYQEALDEATALGYAEADPTADVEGFDAAAKAAILAGIAFHTRVRLDDVYREGMTEVTAADFRSAKEMGCTIKLLAICERAQDGASVTARVHPAMIPLTHPLASVRGAYNAVFVESDAAGQLMFYGPGAGGSPTASAVLGDLVAVCRNRLSGATGPGESAYAALPVSPMGEVVTRYHISLDVADKPGVLAQVATVFAEHGVSIDTVRQQGKDGEASLVVVTHRASDASLTGTVEALRKLDTVRGVASIMRVEGE from the coding sequence ATGATGCGTACGCGTCCGCTGAAGGTGGCGCTGCTGGGCTGTGGGGTTGTCGGCTCAGAGGTGGCGCGCATCATGACGACGCACGCCGACGACCTCGCCCAGCGGATCGGCGCCCCGGTGGAGCTGGCGGGGGTCGCGGTCCGGCGCCCTTCGAAGGTCCGTGAGGGCATCGACCCGGGCCTCGTCACCACCGACGCCACCGCCCTCGTCAAACGCGGGGACCTCGATGTGGTGGTCGAGGTGATCGGCGGGATCGAGCCGGCCCGGACCCTCATCACCACCGCCTTCGAGCACGGCGCCTCCGTCGTCTCCGCCAACAAGGCCCTGCTCGCCCAGGACGGGGCCGCGCTGCACGCCGCGGCGGAGGAGAACGGCAAGGACCTCTACTACGAGGCCGCCGTCGCCGGCGCCATCCCGCTGGTCCGCCCGCTGCGCGAGTCCCTCGCCGGCGACAAGATCAACCGGGTGATGGGGATCGTCAACGGCACGACCAACTTCATCCTCGACAAGATGGACTCCACCGGCGCCGGGTATCAGGAGGCGCTCGACGAGGCCACCGCGCTCGGGTATGCGGAGGCCGACCCGACCGCCGACGTCGAGGGCTTCGACGCCGCCGCCAAGGCCGCCATCCTCGCCGGGATCGCCTTCCACACGCGCGTGCGCCTCGACGACGTCTACCGCGAGGGCATGACCGAGGTCACCGCCGCGGACTTCCGCTCGGCCAAGGAGATGGGCTGCACCATCAAGCTGCTCGCCATCTGCGAGCGGGCGCAGGACGGGGCGTCCGTCACCGCGCGCGTGCACCCCGCGATGATTCCGCTGACCCACCCGCTCGCCTCCGTGCGCGGCGCGTACAACGCCGTCTTCGTGGAGTCCGACGCGGCCGGTCAGCTCATGTTCTACGGCCCCGGCGCCGGCGGTTCCCCGACCGCCTCCGCCGTGCTCGGCGACCTGGTCGCCGTCTGCCGTAACCGGCTCAGCGGCGCGACGGGGCCCGGTGAGTCGGCGTACGCCGCCCTGCCCGTCTCGCCGATGGGCGAGGTCGTCACGCGCTACCACATCAGCCTCGACGTCGCGGACAAACCGGGCGTGCTCGCCCAGGTCGCGACCGTGTTCGCCGAGCACGGGGTGTCGATCGATACGGTGCGCCAGCAGGGCAAGGACGGCGAGGCCTCCCTCGTCGTCGTCACCCACCGCGCGTCCGACGCCTCCCTCACCGGGACCGTCGAGGCGCTGCGCAAGCTCGACACCGTGCGGGGTGTCGCAAGCATCATGCGGGTTGAAGGAGAGTAA
- the lysA gene encoding diaminopimelate decarboxylase yields MSRSAHPAGPRHADVLPEGHYAAPPADLNSLDAKVWAQTVARDADGVVTVGGVDVKTLAEGYGTPAYILDEDDFRARARAWRTAFGAGADVFYAGKAFLSRAVVRWLHEEGINLDVCSGGELATALSAGMPAERIAFHGNNKSEEEIRRAIDAGVGRIVLDSFQEIVRVAHIAQSLGKRQKVQIRITVGVEAHTHEFIATAHEDQKFGIPLAGGQAAEAVRRALQLDGLELIGIHSHIGSQIFDMSGFEVAAHRVVGLLKDVRDEHGVELPEIDLGGGLGIAYTSDDDPREPHEIAKALTEIVTRECEAARLRTPRISVEPGRAIVGPTAFTLYEVGTVKPLEGLRTYVSVDGGMSDNIRTALYDAEYSVSLVSRTSDAEPMLARVVGKHCESGDIVVKDAFLPADLAPGDLIAVPATGAYCRSMASNYNHVLRPPVVAVKDGEARVIVRRETEEDLLRLDVG; encoded by the coding sequence ATGAGCCGTTCCGCACATCCCGCCGGGCCCCGGCACGCCGACGTCCTGCCCGAGGGGCACTACGCCGCGCCGCCCGCCGACCTCAACAGCCTCGATGCGAAGGTGTGGGCCCAGACCGTCGCGCGCGACGCCGACGGGGTCGTCACCGTCGGCGGTGTCGATGTGAAGACCCTCGCCGAGGGCTACGGCACCCCGGCTTACATCCTCGACGAGGACGACTTCCGGGCACGCGCGCGTGCGTGGCGTACGGCCTTCGGGGCCGGTGCCGATGTGTTCTACGCCGGGAAGGCGTTCCTGTCCCGCGCTGTCGTGCGGTGGCTGCACGAAGAGGGAATCAATCTGGACGTGTGCTCCGGGGGCGAGCTGGCCACGGCCCTCTCCGCCGGGATGCCCGCCGAGCGCATCGCCTTCCACGGCAACAACAAGTCCGAGGAGGAGATCCGCCGCGCCATCGACGCCGGTGTCGGGCGGATCGTGCTCGACTCGTTCCAGGAGATCGTGCGCGTCGCCCACATCGCGCAGTCCCTCGGCAAGCGGCAGAAGGTCCAGATCCGGATCACCGTGGGCGTCGAAGCGCATACGCATGAGTTCATCGCGACCGCCCATGAGGACCAGAAGTTCGGGATTCCGCTCGCCGGGGGGCAGGCCGCCGAGGCCGTGCGGCGGGCGCTTCAGCTGGACGGGCTCGAGCTCATCGGGATCCACTCCCACATCGGGTCGCAGATCTTCGACATGTCCGGCTTCGAGGTCGCCGCGCACCGCGTTGTCGGGTTGCTCAAGGACGTGCGTGACGAGCATGGCGTCGAGCTGCCCGAGATCGACCTCGGCGGCGGTCTCGGGATCGCCTACACCAGCGACGACGACCCCCGCGAACCCCATGAGATCGCCAAGGCGCTCACCGAGATCGTCACCCGCGAGTGCGAGGCCGCCCGGCTGCGCACACCTCGCATCTCCGTCGAGCCCGGGCGCGCCATCGTCGGCCCGACCGCCTTCACGCTCTACGAGGTCGGCACCGTCAAGCCGCTGGAGGGGCTGCGGACGTATGTGTCGGTCGACGGCGGTATGTCCGACAACATCCGGACGGCGCTGTACGACGCCGAGTACAGCGTCTCTCTCGTCTCGCGCACCAGCGACGCCGAGCCGATGCTCGCGCGTGTCGTCGGCAAGCACTGCGAGAGCGGGGACATCGTGGTCAAGGACGCGTTCCTGCCCGCCGACCTGGCGCCGGGGGATCTCATCGCCGTACCGGCCACCGGCGCGTACTGCCGGTCCATGGCCAGCAACTACAACCATGTGCTGCGTCCGCCCGTCGTCGCCGTGAAGGACGGCGAGGCCCGGGTGATCGTCCGGCGCGAGACGGAGGAGGACCTCCTGCGTCTCGATGTCGGCTAG